The following proteins are encoded in a genomic region of Coffea eugenioides isolate CCC68of chromosome 6, Ceug_1.0, whole genome shotgun sequence:
- the LOC113774502 gene encoding eukaryotic translation initiation factor 3 subunit E, whose product MANYDLTPRIAPNLDRHLVFPLLEFLQERQLYPDQDILRAKLELLNQTNMVDYAMDIHRAFYHTEDVPQDMVDRRAEVVARLKALEEGASPLVSFLQNENAYQELRAEKQYNLQMLNERYQIGPEQIEALYQYAKFQFECGNYSGAADYLYLYRTLCTNSERSLSALWGKLAAEILMQNWDIALEELNRVKEIIDSKSFSSPLNQVQNRIWLMHWSLFIFFNHDNGRTQIIDLFNQDKYLNAIQTSAPHLLRYLATAFVVNKRRRPQFKDFIKVIQQEQYSYEDPITEFLACVYVKYDFDAAQQKMRECEEVILNDPFLGKRAEEGNFASVPLRDEFLENARLFIFETYCRIHQRIDMGVLAEKLNLNYEEAERWIVNLIRTSKLDAKIDSKTGTVLMEPNQPNVYEQLIDHTKALSGRTYKLVSQLLEHAQTQQAAR is encoded by the exons ATGGCGAACTACGACTTGACGCCCAGAATCGCTCCCAATCTGGACAGGCATTTGGTTTTTCCATTGCTTGAGTTCTTGCAAGAGAGGCAGCTTTACCCTGATCAAGATATCTTGAGGGCTAAGCTAGAGCTGCTTAACCAGACCAATATGGTTGATTATGCCATGGATATTCACAGGGCCTTTTACCATACAGAAGATGTACCCCAAG ATATGGTGGACAGGAGAGCTGAGGTTGTCGCTAGATTGAAAGCATTGGAGGAGGGAGCATCTCCTTTGGTTAGTTTTTTGCAGAATGAAAACGCATATCAGGAGTTAAGGGCTGAAAAGCAGTATAATCTCCAGATGCTCAATGAACGGTACCag ATTGGTCCAGAACAAATAGAGGCATTGTATCAGTATGCCAAGTTTCAGTTTGAATGTGGAAACTACTCTGGTGCTGCTGATTATCTGTATCTGTACAGGACGTTGTGCACAAACAGTGAAAGAAGCCTTAGTGCATTATGGGGGAAGTTAGCGGCTGAAATCCTCATGCAGAATTGGGACATTGCACTTGAGGAACTTAACCGTGTGAAGGAAATCATTGACTCAAAG AGTTTCTCATCTCCTTTGAATCAAGTTCAGAACAGAATATGGCTAATGCACTGGAGTCTGTTCATCTTCTTTAACCATGACAATGGGAGAACTCAGATCATTGACCTATTTAATCAGGACAA GTACTTAAATGCCATCCAAACAAGTGCTCCCCATCTTTTACGTTATCTGGCTACTGCATTTGTTGTTAACAAAAGGAGAAGACCTCAATTCAAAGATTTTATAAAGGTTATTCAGCAAGAACAGTATTCATATGAGGATCCCATTACAGAGTTTTTGGCATGTGTATACGTCAAATATGACTTTGATGCAGCTCAACAAAAGATGAGAGAGTGTGAAGAA GTTATTCTAAATGATCCATTCCTTGGTAAACGGGCTGAGGAAGGCAACTTTGCGTCAGTTCCACTGAGAGATGAGTTTCTTGAAAATGCACGGCTTTTTATCTTTGAGACCTACTGCCGTATTCATCAGCGGATTGACATGGG AGTACTTGCTGAGAAGCTAAATTTGAACTATGAGGAAGCGGAGAGATGGATAGTGAATCTTATTAGAACCTCGAAACTTGATGCCAAGATTGATTCCAAGACAGGAACCGTTCTGATGGAACCAAACCAGCCTAATGT GTATGAGCAGCTCATTGACCATACCAAAGCTCTTTCCGGGCGTACTTACAAGTTAGTCAGTCAACTTTTGGAACACGCTCAAACACAGCAGGCAGCTCGCTGA